A part of Aegilops tauschii subsp. strangulata cultivar AL8/78 chromosome 2, Aet v6.0, whole genome shotgun sequence genomic DNA contains:
- the LOC109744466 gene encoding ATP synthase subunit d, mitochondrial — protein MSGVKKVTDVAAKAGKAIDWDGLAKMLVSDEARKEFANLRRTFEDVNHQLQTKFSQEPKPIDWEYYKKGIGSKVVDMYKEAYDSIEIPKYVDTVTPEYKPKFDALLIEMKEAEKTSLKESERIEKEIAELKEMKKKISTMTADEYFAKHPELKKKFDDEIRNDYWGY, from the exons ATGAGCGGGGTGAAGAAGGTGACGGACGTTGCGGCCAAGGCCGGGAAGGCGATCGACTGGGACGGCCTGGCCAAGATGCTCGTCTCCGACGAGGCCCGGAAGGAGTTCGCCAACCTCCGCCGCACCTTCGAGGACGTCAACCACCAGCTCCAGACCAAGTTCTCCCAG GAACCAAAGCCAATTGACTGGGAATACTACAAAAAGGGAATCGGATCGAAAGTTGTGGATATGTACAAGGAGGCTTATGATA GCATTGAGATCCCAAAGTATGTTGACACTGTCACTCCTGAGTACAAGCCAAAGTTTGATGCTCTG TTAATTGAAATGAAGGAAGCAGAGAAGACATCTCTGAAGGAATCAGAGAGGATAGAGAAGGAGATTGCTGAATTGAAAGAGATGAAG AAAAAGATCAGCACAATGACAGCAGACGAGTACTTTGCGAAGCACCCTGAACTCAAGAAGAAGTTTGATGATGAGATCCGTAACGATTACTGGGGATACTAG